Below is a window of Ornithodoros turicata isolate Travis chromosome 7, ASM3712646v1, whole genome shotgun sequence DNA.
TTGCAAACTACCTCATCTGGTTTCTTGTTCCAGGTGCCTCTGTTGCATTATGTCTCTGCACACTACCGTATAATTCTTTAAATCAAATTTGTGTTTTAGTTTGCGTGCCAGTAAATGTGTTTAGATGGCAGCAAAATTTGATGAGCTGACGTGACGATTTACCCATATGTGCGAAGTGGTTCAACCTTCCACCATGAAAGAAAAAACACGTACGTACACAAAAAGAAGCGTTCTTTCCAGTGGCATTTTCCTGCGCCTACTGTAAGGGCTTGAAAGGTGCACATGCTTCACCACGGCAAAAACAACTATAATATCCAGATGTATAGTTCCTCAACGTGTGATATATTGGAACCTACGAGTCAAATGGGAAGGGCCAATGCACTGGTGGAgacagggatttccctacatccccccccccccctagaggGGGTGCACCACACTCCTGATATTTCTGAGATTGCCCAATACAGCTGGGGTACCAATACATATACCTAcaaaccaggggcggatctgcTATGGataagtgccaggtgcatgctgggattggtccattgaaccctatgttcaagtctggaattgagggggggtcaggacatccggatcccccccccccattaaatccgcccctgctacAAACAAACGTCTTCAAACATATTCCCCTTTCCCCATTATTCCCCCCATTTGACATGCATACGATGACTCACACACATCATAACTCCCCCGTTCGGAGTTCTGACGTGTGAGAGTCATCATGTTCGTCTtcggcacttgaggctttgtgtgttgtcccttctgtgttccattccaacctcagaacattACTTTCCATCAAACTCGTGGGAGCCTTCGAGCACCTCCATGCCACGGTGATGACGTCACGATTTTCGCCCAATAGTCAACTGAACTCATCAGTGGTCAACTCTCGAGTTGCTCTAGTtcgagtccaataaacgaacacaacccgtaatgtcgtctgcttcagtgtCAACCGAACGCCCAGGACGATTTCCAACAGGCTTTAGGTTGTGTTCGTTCATTGGACTCGAGCAGCTCGAGAGTCTGCTACAAGGGCTACGGGTCGTATAATTTGAAACAATTTATCAAATTCGGAAGTACACAAAGTTACTGTGGTTACCATGGTTACTGATCGCGGAACAGATCACAACCGGACGTGACGTAAAGTGTCGTCACCTCACTCGGCACCCGCGCGCAACGCAACACAACAACACACGTGTGGATTGATTTGTGATTGATTGAGCCGTTATGAGTTGTGTGATATCCCGGAAATTAGATCTAGAGAAGTAAAACAATAAGACTTGTGTTTCTTCGGTTCCTTTCGTCGTGCCATCCTGCTACATTCGAACGTCATGGCAGAGGTAAGCGTGTGCGTTTCAAACTTTCTAGTGGTAGGTCTCTTGCGACGTAAAATCCCGAGGCTTTGTTAGAAGTTTGCATCAAAACTGGAAAAGTGACCAAATAAACGCTAGTTCTTCCCTACTGCTCCGTCAGATAACTTGCCATTTGTTGCCCATTGTGGTCAAAATGCGAGCAGCTATAGGTCCTACAATTATCTACTGTCTTGTGTGAATGGTTTACGTTCCATTAATATTCTTCAGGCCGCGGTGGAGCAGAGTAACCTTCCGGTCTGTGTCATCGTTCTCGGAATGGCCGGCTCTGGAAAGACTACCTGGGTTCAGGTAATATCACACAGACGGGTGACAGCTAGGGACACAAGTATCACTGACAAAACGCACCCAAAACGTGACACGACACAAAACAACTtggcttaaagtagcacagaagtcatttttaacacccacttttctttctataaaactgttacgtaggccagtaagatgcaccatgcaaagtaatttacaccacagagtcataattatcgcggaaattgaatttaaaatacgccgcaaaaagcgaccgtgcgcaacggcggtgaagagcagcaccagcctgtgatctgcctggaacctcgcgctgacgctataaggagaacgctcgctgattggcctagagaaatgttgtctgctactccgctgtcgtctgctactcggctgttcggggttctgataaagcctttctccttgctcggtaatgtttcggccgctccttctatccccaattctccgggaaaactggcaaaacaggtttacggcggcaaagagacaaggcgctgacccccactgaccggcaaaccagaacaaGTCttcttatgccgtcatcggtgacgtgccatcatacctcctcatcctcgttatagctggagtggcgagttaagggtgaaggcgcggagctatgtttatgcgagtttttttctgggaaacagattgcacacatcaaaacctttcgcgctattcagtataatgacacacacactttcatcagatgtcttaatctgaaatttttttggatggccctctgtactcctttaaatgcGGTTGCGTGTCATGTCACGTTCTCAGTACACTCACGAACAGACTTTCTGAGACTTGTGACTACAAATATCGCAGCCAAGATAGACGTTGTGAAATTCTGCCTTGCAGAGAATCACGGCCCATCTGCACGCTGCAGGGAAGGCCCCGTACGTCGTCAACCTCGACCCAGCTTGCATGGAGGTTCCTTACCCTGCCAATGTGGGTTCGTGTCACATTTTCCAATATAACTGCCGTCCCTGTAACTTGAAAGACTTAATTCTGTATGTGCTACGGCAACGTATCAATGTGCTCACATATGACGCTTCTTAAAAAATGAGGTAATTGAACATGGTAAAATACGAGGGTGTCTCAATAAGTAACTCTCCAAAGTCTCCCCTCCACGCGCTTGTATCAAACCATGACTGGCATTTCTTGGTCTTGTTCCTCATCCGGTTCACTGGTTGTTTTGCTtgttctgtacttttttttcaaGTCCTAGAATATTGAGTACGAAATAGTTCCGGATTTCATTTAAAGTCTTAAGATTATTTATTGAACCACCCTTGTATGCCGTGTGCAGTGCGTTGATATAGTCGCTGCAAAAACAAAACGACCCCTCTGCTGGTGTTCGAGAGATGGTTACGTGGATAAAAAACATTTTACTTCAAAAGTTTATATAAAATATTTTAAAGTTAGCGATGAGTATGTAGGATCCAAAATTATTTCTTCTTATCACCTGTATCTGTGCCAGGAACGATTTATTTTCTGTGAAGGAGATTTTTGTTTGACTCTCGTTGCTGTATATTGCAGACATCCGTGACACAGTCAAGTACAAAGAAGTAATGAAACAGTATCCTTCCGACCACGGTCGTAATTGTCCTCTCGGGCATTGGCTTCCTTAACGTGTCCTAGGTATGGCCTGGGTCCTAACGGTGGGATTATGACATCCTTGAACCTCTTCTCCACAAGATTTGATCAGGTAGAACAGAAGCCCCGTGTTGCGGTTTTATTTACCCACTGCGTTTTCAGGTTCTAAAGCTCATCGACAAGCGGAAATCCCAACTAGAGTGAGTGAGTTGCCCGCGAAATATGTGTTGTCAGCGACCTTCCCTCGTTGGATGATCCAGTGCTCTGTAATTGTGTACATACTTATACAGCTGGAGATATCACTGGGTCAATACAAGTTAATGAGTTTGAAGGCATGTGGAATCAGAAATAAAAATGCCGCAGACAAACAAGACTTCTACAATTCCAAAGCCGACAATGATATGAAAGGGTGCTTGATCGACGTTTTAACCAGGGAAAGGTGACGGAATCCTTTTCGTTTACGTTACCGGCTTCGTTACTGGCccatatttgtttctgtttcattttCTGTTACCGCCATTGTTGTTTCCGTTCTGGTTTTCGGTACGGCCCCCTCCGTGTGtcgtttccctttttttttcgttttttttttttttttgtaagctAGTAAGCTAGTACACTCTGAAATCTATCTCGAGGACTTTAGGGATACGTGCATACAACGTTTATTAAAAAAACAGTACATGGCTTCGTTGAACAGCTAAATATATAAACATGGTTTTCACGAATGTTACTCGCGCTTGCAAGTCACCACCAGCATATAAGAACTGTGCTTCTTCCATTTACTTgtatgctccagtttgatagttcattttagttttactCCGTCAGTTACTTTTAGTTTCCTTCATTCAGCTTTATTTAATAAATTAATAAACCGTAAATTATTTTAGTTCACGTTTCAGGTGTTCTGCGTGTGCAATATcagtttctgttacctttccctggttCTAAACGCACGTTTAATGCTGTCATCTGCAAAGCCATTgggattggggggggggttcttaCAGTTTCATGTTTTTATTCAAACTCATGCGCTGACTATCTGCATGGTGTGCACCACGTAGTTACGGGACACAGGATGTCCGGCACCTCGAACATGTTCTCCGTGTGATTTCTCTTATGTAGGTACGTAGTGTTCGACACACCAGGTCAAATCGAAGTCTTCACGTGGTCTGCATCTGGAAGCATCATCGTCGAGAGCCTTGTAAGTCGCTCTCCGATGCCTGTCCACTAGAGCGATGGGAACGTGGGAATTTTTATTGTCGATAAATATCGATATCTGACAGAGAATATCGATAATCATTTATCAAAATCAATCTTGCAAAAATTGATAAATATTGATATCTGACAGAGAATATCGCTAATCATTTATAAAAATCTATCTTGCAAAAATCGATAAATATTGATATCTGACAGAGAATATCGATAATCATTTATAAAAATCTATCTTGCAAAAATCGATAAATATCGATATCTGACAGAGAATATCGATAATCATTTATAAAAATCTATCTTGCAAAAATCGATAAATATCGATATCTGACAGAGAATATCGATAATTATTTATAAAAATCTTGGTTGCCCggtgatttttaaaaaaaatttttcgtagaattttttaaataaatgatCCGCGAGAGCAGCAAGGATGCCATTTTTTGCAGCCGGGTTCTGCTAACGTACCGTCGGAAAGCATTTGTAACTACCGGACGaataattagctaaaattcgtTACTTATTAATTAGGTGTCTTCCGGAAATGCTAGATGGCACGATTGGAGGCAGGCATTATTCGAAGCCATTGATCCAtccaagttaattaatgaacttTAGCTAATCGGTCATCCAGTAGTTGGATACACTGTCATACAGGACGTCCGCATAACCCGCCTGCCAAAATGGCATCGGCGCTGTTCTCGCaggtttttttattaaaaatctaactaataaaaaaaattcccgTATATCTATCTTTTTTGCTGTATTTATATCCGCGTAAAGTATGTATATGTTTTTAAGACGTTGACAACagcaatttggggggggggaaacaAACATTGGTAGTGTTCCATTTCTAGTATGTCCCCTCGTAATTTTTATCACTCCCAGTCATTACAtgcatagggcctgactttttcgggttttatttttggccaaattcggggggtaaatatcgggtgatatttttcattcgaaaactcgggtgtattcgggttaaatcccgctgcggcatattctgtcgtcaggaattcgggtgcattcgggtgatttttttttttttaaataaaaatttgtcttaacatggaactaatgtttagcaatattatcaaactttattttaatgcacgcttatgagtgtgccacgcgacccagatgttttcgggtagattcgggttaaacccgaattttacagatttcgttcggggggtaaatatcgggcggatacgggtttaaccctaaaaagtcaggccctatacaTGCACCATCGCCATTGCAGGCGTCGGAGTTCCCCACAGTAATTGTGTACGTAATGGACGTCGTCAAGAGCGTCACCCCGGTCACCTTCATGTCCAACATGCTCTACGCCTGCAGTATCCTCTACAAGACAAAGCTTCCTTTTTTAATAGCCATGAACAAGGTGAGACTCAACCCAACTGTTCCTGGGAAAATCATTCATAAAAGCGAGGTAGTATTCACGATTCGAGGTGTGCATTGCAACGACAGGAAACGCCTCGTGACGTGGGATAAGATTGACAACACGTAACGGGGGCAGTTAGTTGGGTactttattttttcaaaaataGTTTGTAATCATACGTACCCGACTTCTGTGTGAATATTACCGAGAAGAGATTCGCGTCATTTAATGGTCGTCTCGTCGTTCTTACTTCGAAGCACTCTGCCGTACTGTGGATGCGGTTTCACTCACGTACAGCTCTAAGGGGACAACTGCTATGGACAACTCAACAATGGACAACTCTGATGGACAAGGGAACAATGGACAACTCTGATGCCTTGAGGCATTGACAGTGAAACACGGGATGACGTTAGTGACCTCGAACGACTATGGTGTACCGTTTGTAATTCGAGTTCAGGAAAGCGTGGGGCCTCCTTGATTTGACCCTGAATAATGTGTTCATCAGAAATCGACGTTCATTAATTGAGGGACAAATATACAAAGAAAGGTTTTCGTTCCAGGATGAACCGTTCGCAAAgcgagggaattcgtaaatcgaggttgCGTAAATTGAGGGCTGGCTGTAATCCGATCCGATGACTTCCAGGTTGATGTCGTGGACCATTCCTTTGCTCTGGAATGGATGCAGGACTTTGAGGCATTTCAGGACGCACTACGCAACGAGACGTCCTACCTCTCAAACCTCAGTTCCTCCCTCAGTTTTGTACTCGACGAGTTCTATCAGC
It encodes the following:
- the LOC135401669 gene encoding GPN-loop GTPase 1-like: MAEAAVEQSNLPVCVIVLGMAGSGKTTWVQRITAHLHAAGKAPYVVNLDPACMEVPYPANVDIRDTVKYKEVMKQYGLGPNGGIMTSLNLFSTRFDQVLKLIDKRKSQLEYVVFDTPGQIEVFTWSASGSIIVESLASEFPTVIVYVMDVVKSVTPVTFMSNMLYACSILYKTKLPFLIAMNKVDVVDHSFALEWMQDFEAFQDALRNETSYLSNLSSSLSFVLDEFYQHLNVVGVSAVTGQGVAEFFAAVRKAKEEYIQDYKPEYERQRQEKERAVAAERGKQMERLKKDISEEASTCQEAQISVAPEESEPSSEEDVTEDAEEEAEYESFKTFLEREKSKRKTKYESQQPAKE